The following proteins come from a genomic window of Triticum aestivum cultivar Chinese Spring chromosome 6A, IWGSC CS RefSeq v2.1, whole genome shotgun sequence:
- the LOC123129278 gene encoding putative ripening-related protein 5 codes for MATARALATMAIFLLVALSTFHIASSLRPGKSGNCEKSNDPDCCEDGKSYQQYHCSPPVTATTKAVLTLNSFEKDKDGGGPSECDNAYHSDEEMVVALSTGWFKNMARCGHRIKITANGNSVYAKVVDECDSVYGCDEDHNYEPPCANNIVDASPAVWNALGLDENVGMEGITWSDE; via the exons ATGGCCACTGCAAGAGCTCTAGCCACCATGGCAATTTTCCTCCTGGTGGCCCTCTCCACCTTCCACATCGCGTCCTCGCTCCGCCCAG GAAAGTCGGGAAACTGTGAGAAGAGCAACGACCCCGACTGTTGCGAGGATGGCAAGAGCTACCAGCAGTACCACTGCTCGCCACCGGTCACCGCAACCACCAAGGCCGTCTTGACGCTCAACAGCTTCGAGAAGGACAAGGACGGCGGCGGTCCATCCGAGTGTGACAACGCCTACCACAGCGATGAGGAGATGGTCGTTGCGCTCTCCACTGGCTGGTTCAAGAACATGGCCCGTTGCGGGCACCGCATCAAGATCACCGCCAATGGCAACTCTGTGTATGCCAAGGTGGTGGACGAGTGCGACTCCGTCTATGGCTGCGATGAGGACCACAACTACGAGCCCCCGTGTGCCAACAACATTGTTGACGCGTCTCCTGCAGTGTGGAATGCCTTGGGGCTCGACGAGAACGTTGGCATGGAGGGCATCACCTGGTCCGATGAGTGA